A region of Vibrio chagasii DNA encodes the following proteins:
- a CDS encoding YciK family oxidoreductase, with the protein MDYPISTDALKDKVILVTGAGAGIGRQAALSFAQHGATVILLGRNVKNLEFIYDEIESAGYPQPAIIPLDLKGATKQNYIDMAETIESQFGRLDGLLHNAGVLGTLSPFEQIDEETFDDVMQINVKSEFLMTQALLPALKKAEAGRIVFTSSTVGHSGRAFWGTYAISKFATEGMMQILADELEDTNIRVNAINPGGTQTRMRAKAYPGEDANKLKTPLDIIPLYLHLMNPSVTDINGQCIDAQPK; encoded by the coding sequence GTGGATTACCCAATCTCTACAGATGCCCTCAAAGATAAAGTAATTTTGGTTACTGGTGCTGGTGCCGGTATTGGACGCCAAGCAGCACTAAGCTTCGCTCAACATGGCGCGACAGTTATTCTGCTAGGCCGCAATGTTAAAAACCTTGAATTTATTTACGATGAAATCGAAAGTGCTGGTTACCCACAGCCTGCGATCATCCCATTAGATCTAAAAGGCGCGACAAAGCAGAACTACATTGATATGGCTGAAACCATTGAGTCACAGTTCGGTCGTTTGGACGGTCTACTTCATAACGCTGGCGTCCTCGGTACTCTGAGCCCGTTTGAGCAGATTGATGAAGAGACTTTTGATGATGTTATGCAGATCAATGTGAAGTCTGAGTTCTTGATGACTCAAGCACTTCTTCCTGCTCTTAAGAAAGCGGAAGCAGGTCGTATCGTATTTACGTCTTCTACCGTTGGCCACTCAGGCCGCGCATTCTGGGGCACTTACGCGATCTCTAAGTTTGCTACCGAAGGTATGATGCAAATCCTAGCGGATGAGCTTGAAGACACCAACATCCGTGTTAATGCGATCAACCCAGGCGGCACTCAAACACGCATGCGCGCAAAAGCGTACCCAGGAGAAGATGCGAACAAGCTGAAAACGCCACTGGACATCATCCCACTGTACTTACACTTAATGAACCCAAGTGTGACAGACATTAATGGCCAATGTATCGACGCTCAACCTAAGTAG
- the imuA gene encoding translesion DNA synthesis-associated protein ImuA, translating to MHELIKNLQDRQLIWKGLQSTTLGSTTSTGYPQLDKQLDGGFPTHGVIEVESQQGIGELRLLTPYLAQQNSQKLAIFINPPGKICAEFFSSQGVELDNILVIEPQRDLDALWAAEQCLKSGACHSVLLWGADLEIHQTKRLQAASETGKCLQFHFKSTSHNQLSLPVSLSLKLSSHAQGVKVEVTKRKGSWSYGSFILDMTHNWPLLTEKIISIDSSHHALSDNTVLAFPIAKQG from the coding sequence ATGCATGAACTCATAAAAAACTTACAAGACCGCCAGCTAATCTGGAAAGGTCTACAATCAACAACGTTAGGAAGTACCACTTCAACAGGCTATCCGCAATTGGATAAACAGCTAGATGGTGGCTTTCCGACGCACGGCGTTATTGAAGTTGAATCACAACAAGGGATCGGCGAACTACGCCTACTCACGCCCTATTTAGCTCAGCAAAACTCACAAAAACTGGCCATATTCATTAACCCGCCAGGGAAGATTTGTGCCGAGTTTTTTAGCAGCCAAGGAGTCGAGCTTGATAACATCTTGGTGATCGAGCCTCAGCGCGATCTCGATGCATTATGGGCTGCTGAGCAATGCCTCAAGAGTGGTGCTTGTCATTCTGTATTGTTATGGGGAGCCGATCTCGAAATCCACCAAACCAAGCGCCTGCAAGCTGCAAGTGAAACCGGTAAATGCCTGCAGTTTCACTTTAAATCCACCAGCCATAACCAATTATCCCTACCCGTTTCTTTAAGCTTGAAGCTCTCTTCTCATGCTCAGGGGGTAAAGGTTGAGGTAACAAAAAGAAAAGGCAGCTGGTCATATGGCAGCTTTATTCTCGACATGACCCACAATTGGCCGTTACTAACAGAGAAAATCATCAGCAT